A portion of the Sphingobacterium spiritivorum genome contains these proteins:
- a CDS encoding CD225/dispanin family protein: MQKYHYTDGVNSFGPFSLEELKTKNITADTYVWTPELTDWKKAGELPELAELLQQESQSLSTPPQIPSAPAQPTFQHNAGTGAPFTPTSSLFELPPKTYLIESILVTVLCCWPLGIPAIVYAAKVENKFYRGDKAGAQADSASAKKWIMISLIGCVVFWILYIAIFGGLAYFGSTMDTNSDYSY; this comes from the coding sequence TGATGGGGTTAACAGTTTCGGGCCTTTTTCTTTAGAGGAACTTAAAACAAAAAATATAACTGCAGACACCTATGTGTGGACTCCCGAATTGACCGATTGGAAAAAAGCCGGAGAACTGCCTGAACTGGCAGAACTTCTGCAGCAGGAAAGTCAGAGTCTTTCCACTCCGCCACAGATACCTTCTGCTCCTGCTCAACCGACCTTTCAGCATAATGCAGGAACTGGTGCTCCGTTTACACCTACATCCTCCTTATTCGAACTACCTCCTAAAACATACCTTATTGAATCTATTCTTGTCACTGTCTTATGCTGCTGGCCATTAGGAATTCCTGCAATTGTGTATGCTGCCAAGGTAGAGAACAAATTCTACAGAGGCGATAAAGCCGGTGCTCAGGCGGATTCAGCAAGTGCTAAAAAATGGATTATGATTTCACTTATAGGGTGTGTCGTATTCTGGATATTGTATATTGCAATATTCGGAGGTTTGGCCTATTTCGGATCCACAATGGACACTAACAGTGACTATTCGTATTAA
- a CDS encoding DUF2752 domain-containing protein → MTGFDCPGCGSQRAIHAILHGDFKAAFAFNPFLFFAVPYLFLNLYFITRPSLTAQQLKWRNRLFGYRAMLLLIASIIVFTILRNIL, encoded by the coding sequence ATGACTGGCTTTGATTGTCCCGGCTGTGGAAGTCAACGGGCTATTCATGCGATTTTGCATGGCGATTTTAAAGCCGCATTTGCTTTTAACCCCTTTCTTTTCTTTGCTGTTCCCTATTTATTCCTCAACTTATATTTTATTACCAGACCATCTCTTACAGCACAACAGCTCAAATGGCGAAACCGCCTGTTTGGTTATCGTGCGATGCTCCTGCTCATTGCCAGCATTATTGTTTTTACGATTTTGAGGAATATATTATAA